One window from the genome of Kaistella carnis encodes:
- a CDS encoding cytochrome P450: MYNYPPKVTEKNIWKTLLKLNSDPIAIISQNFQELGNTYTLNSFLVKKRFVFSRDPELFDYVLRKNQKNYEKSAIQTHVLGKYLGKGLLTNTGKNWLKQRRLIQPNFSNKNIELLHQTMIDEINATIESQMKNETIDLYKMTNSLTFNIIAKTLFGNSIDYTQIRRIADSITEIQKMFIKEVRKPFLMSWYKISGQLKKHLQLSEEMRDVFREIILKRQSETGDYHDILQNLLQSRYEDSGEPMAMEQLIDEIIILFVAGHETSANALAFTLFLIENNDHEKQLLVKEINDLGEDFLSLKSLFGNSKTMTIIKESLRLYPPAWIIDRVALADDSFKDFSWKKGTIVEFLLYDMHRNPVFWEQPNSFLPERFNESDIKSKPYFPFGNGARHCIGEHFAYMEMILFLRLLYKKYHLDLETKEMKTIALITLRPVELRGKIISNSVGN; this comes from the coding sequence GTGTACAACTACCCCCCAAAAGTCACCGAGAAAAATATCTGGAAAACCTTGTTGAAGTTGAACAGTGATCCGATCGCTATTATTTCTCAGAATTTTCAGGAATTGGGAAATACCTATACTTTAAATTCCTTTTTGGTGAAAAAGCGGTTTGTCTTTAGCCGCGATCCGGAACTGTTTGATTATGTCTTGCGGAAGAATCAAAAGAATTATGAGAAATCTGCCATTCAAACCCATGTTTTAGGAAAATATCTGGGTAAAGGTTTATTGACGAATACCGGCAAAAACTGGCTGAAACAACGCCGCCTTATTCAGCCCAATTTTAGCAATAAAAATATAGAACTGCTGCATCAAACGATGATCGATGAGATCAACGCCACAATTGAAAGTCAGATGAAGAATGAAACGATCGATCTTTATAAGATGACCAACAGTCTCACTTTTAATATCATCGCGAAAACTTTATTTGGCAACTCCATCGACTATACGCAGATCCGGAGAATTGCGGATTCTATTACAGAAATCCAGAAAATGTTCATCAAAGAAGTGCGAAAACCTTTTTTGATGTCCTGGTATAAAATTTCGGGTCAACTGAAAAAGCACCTGCAACTGTCGGAGGAAATGCGTGATGTTTTCCGGGAAATTATTCTGAAAAGACAAAGTGAAACGGGAGACTATCATGACATTCTACAAAATCTGTTGCAGTCCCGTTATGAAGACAGCGGCGAACCCATGGCGATGGAACAGTTGATCGACGAGATCATCATCCTCTTCGTTGCCGGACATGAAACTTCTGCGAATGCGTTGGCTTTCACCCTATTTTTAATTGAAAACAATGACCACGAAAAGCAATTATTAGTAAAGGAGATCAACGATCTGGGAGAGGATTTTTTATCCTTAAAATCTCTTTTTGGGAATTCTAAAACAATGACGATCATCAAAGAATCCTTGCGATTATATCCGCCCGCGTGGATCATCGACCGCGTGGCTTTGGCAGATGATTCTTTTAAAGACTTCTCCTGGAAAAAAGGCACGATCGTGGAATTTTTACTTTACGATATGCACAGAAATCCAGTTTTTTGGGAGCAGCCGAATTCTTTTCTTCCCGAAAGATTTAACGAAAGTGATATCAAAAGTAAACCTTATTTTCCGTTCGGAAATGGAGCGAGGCATTGTATCGGTGAACATTTTGCCTACATGGAAATGATTTTATTTTTACGATTGCTTTATAAAAAATACCACCTGGACCTGGAGACCAAAGAAATGAAAACCATCGCCTTAATCACTTTGCGACCGGTAGAATTAAGAGGAAAGATCATTTCAAATTCTGTGGGTAATTAG
- a CDS encoding AAA domain-containing protein, giving the protein MLNLTPEIFEAFQNKLKTGNRRGVHLNAIPGSSRYKLDLAQLSEIHKSLPEHFIVNLLTQKNVSFKFSIHDQIVEEDSADSSRRTLSFEEDKEETQEVENEESPTGAELLKDETKDKNKEKLSRSLENLIFQNEVIYSEKGVNSLGFGFPILIRKDVSDGQISASPLLIWSINIKPTNEMNTWEISRAEDDPIYLNEVLINHLQSDSGVILDQLSEEILADGKIDKPELFNICETILSQLKVTQNLDFIMNNYAEIPAIKTKAVYETLLPKKGDAFIIKSGIFSIFEVQKQNIINDYEILKSNFKPLEDPAKLPFQSITSIETDPSQQGILESLKSQNKILIQGPPGTGKSQTLTAVLVNALENKQKTIVVCEKQTALEVLYNALHKMGYGRYCTMIKDSISDRKLVVNAVRNLIDPADFKKQMQLYSAQSLNDQISEITGHQKNVNAVHRLLNTELLPEKNWSEIVGYLLEFRDSKETLDLQDSIFSFSKEEFTEIETLLNAGESLYKEYEPFIAASFLNTEKLIQENFLSSLQNLDQSFQGYQKSWNEVQLLIRDFQPVYVEKKKQEFGQNLQKLTSLINETEIMTSTLNSNSEEFLPEVTEGFFYKLGALFSSTKKRKIKNQKRLTAISSSIKEISLNPLFPTIEISGNLWNNKNEILNYRQKSELAQTQFLFNIEKNYESLDFLNLFDPAISGRETEIISQKIQNLKKSILNDRWIKNSDFGNTYSQTKERLNNLFSTYSGLRNHPSNPLLAEYNWFSFHQNLSTFQKDLLEKLYPLQNWKSSFLTAYFSLLLKYHSDEKLNFNEQQYAEIIKKLKIFGFTQKSFIEQFWNTAQQEAVKTFEKNNKDITVANLYNKRSSINHTRLTLRQIAQKDTDLFTNFFPIILTTPDVCSNLFQNKNFYFDNVIFDEASQLKLEDNLPALLKGKNIIIAGDEHQMPPSNYFSKVFDGSVDDEYELEGENEIITYKNAMLNIESLLDFAMENNFEKNHLDFHYRSRHPYLIDFSNHAFYNSRLKPLPTQTQNKPIEFFQVDGIFDDHINTEEADKVLEILATIEPNKDGKYPSVGIATFNITQRNYIKRKILHQINLPENELFKEKIQGLEEAGMFIKNLENIQGDERDIIIISTTYGRKPSGKFVQSFGPVNHSKGYKLLNVIITRAKEKIYICNSIPEEFFMNYKDAIEQEGANNRKAVFYAYLAYCKAVSDQNETQRNEVLNVLDVYGHKASTEKDAETTSFINEIEEHLKEKFPELKISKNHHFGGYVLDLLIEKPDDRSIIVECMSKEKYDGELGYLEDLHKAKILQNSGFEYVRIWSQNCWQNLDSEMQKIVKKLG; this is encoded by the coding sequence ATGCTCAACCTTACTCCAGAAATCTTCGAAGCTTTTCAAAACAAACTGAAAACCGGTAACCGTCGCGGCGTTCATCTTAATGCTATTCCCGGGAGTTCGCGTTATAAACTGGATCTCGCGCAGCTTTCGGAAATCCATAAAAGTTTGCCCGAACATTTTATTGTCAACCTTCTGACGCAGAAAAATGTTTCTTTTAAATTTTCGATCCACGACCAAATCGTGGAGGAAGACTCTGCTGATTCATCTCGCAGAACCCTTTCTTTTGAAGAAGATAAGGAGGAAACGCAAGAAGTTGAAAATGAAGAAAGTCCTACAGGGGCCGAACTTTTAAAGGATGAAACAAAGGATAAGAACAAGGAAAAACTGTCGCGAAGTTTAGAAAATCTCATTTTTCAGAATGAAGTAATTTACTCCGAAAAAGGCGTCAATTCTCTGGGATTTGGTTTTCCGATACTGATCCGCAAAGATGTGTCTGACGGGCAGATTTCGGCGTCTCCCCTTTTGATCTGGTCTATAAATATCAAGCCGACGAACGAAATGAATACGTGGGAAATCAGTCGCGCGGAAGATGATCCGATTTATCTGAACGAAGTTCTCATCAACCATTTACAAAGTGATTCCGGCGTTATTTTAGACCAGCTTTCAGAAGAAATACTCGCGGATGGAAAGATCGACAAACCCGAACTGTTCAATATTTGCGAAACTATTTTAAGTCAGCTCAAAGTCACGCAGAATCTGGATTTCATCATGAATAATTATGCTGAAATCCCAGCCATCAAGACGAAAGCGGTTTATGAAACTTTGCTGCCGAAGAAAGGCGACGCTTTCATTATAAAATCCGGCATATTTTCCATTTTTGAAGTTCAGAAACAGAATATCATCAATGATTATGAGATTTTAAAAAGCAACTTTAAACCTTTGGAAGATCCGGCAAAACTTCCTTTTCAATCCATCACTTCCATCGAAACCGATCCTTCGCAACAGGGAATTTTGGAATCACTGAAATCTCAAAACAAAATTCTGATCCAAGGTCCGCCCGGAACAGGGAAAAGTCAGACTTTGACGGCGGTTTTGGTGAATGCTTTAGAAAATAAACAAAAGACGATCGTGGTTTGCGAGAAACAAACCGCCCTTGAAGTTTTGTATAACGCACTTCATAAAATGGGTTATGGCCGATATTGCACGATGATCAAAGACAGTATTTCCGATCGAAAACTCGTCGTGAATGCTGTGCGAAATCTCATCGATCCCGCAGATTTTAAAAAACAGATGCAACTCTATTCTGCGCAATCTTTAAATGATCAAATTTCGGAAATAACGGGCCATCAAAAGAACGTCAACGCCGTTCATCGCTTGTTAAATACCGAATTACTGCCGGAGAAAAACTGGTCGGAAATTGTGGGTTATCTTTTGGAATTTAGAGATTCTAAGGAAACGCTGGATCTGCAGGATTCCATTTTTTCCTTTTCAAAAGAAGAGTTTACTGAAATTGAAACCTTGCTCAATGCAGGAGAATCCCTTTATAAAGAATATGAGCCTTTTATTGCTGCCTCTTTTCTGAATACAGAAAAATTAATTCAGGAAAATTTTCTCAGCAGTTTGCAAAACTTAGATCAATCTTTCCAAGGCTACCAAAAATCCTGGAACGAAGTTCAATTGTTGATACGGGATTTTCAACCGGTTTATGTCGAGAAGAAAAAGCAGGAATTTGGACAAAATTTACAAAAGCTGACTTCCTTAATTAACGAGACAGAAATTATGACTTCGACCTTGAACTCTAATTCTGAGGAGTTTTTACCGGAAGTCACAGAAGGTTTCTTTTATAAATTGGGCGCATTATTTTCCTCCACGAAGAAAAGGAAAATTAAGAATCAGAAAAGATTAACGGCAATTTCTTCTTCCATTAAAGAGATCAGTTTAAATCCGCTTTTCCCTACTATTGAGATTTCCGGAAATCTTTGGAATAATAAAAATGAGATTCTTAATTACCGTCAGAAATCAGAATTAGCCCAAACTCAGTTTTTATTCAATATTGAGAAAAATTATGAGTCGCTGGATTTTCTAAACCTTTTTGATCCAGCTATTTCAGGTCGAGAAACAGAAATAATTTCACAAAAAATTCAGAATTTGAAAAAGTCAATTTTGAATGACCGTTGGATTAAAAATTCCGATTTCGGAAATACGTATTCGCAAACTAAAGAACGGTTAAACAATCTCTTTTCTACTTATTCAGGACTTCGGAATCATCCGTCGAATCCTTTATTGGCGGAATATAATTGGTTTTCATTTCATCAAAATTTATCTACTTTCCAGAAAGATCTATTGGAGAAATTATATCCGCTCCAAAACTGGAAATCCTCTTTTCTTACCGCTTATTTTTCGCTTTTGCTGAAATATCACAGCGATGAGAAACTCAATTTTAATGAGCAGCAATACGCAGAGATTATTAAGAAACTAAAAATATTCGGTTTTACCCAGAAAAGTTTCATCGAACAATTTTGGAATACGGCGCAGCAGGAAGCGGTGAAAACTTTCGAAAAGAACAACAAAGATATTACGGTCGCGAATCTTTACAACAAACGCAGCAGCATCAATCATACGCGATTAACTTTGCGACAAATTGCCCAAAAAGACACTGATCTGTTCACCAACTTTTTTCCTATTATTTTGACGACCCCGGATGTTTGCAGCAATCTTTTTCAGAATAAAAATTTCTATTTTGATAATGTTATTTTTGATGAAGCGAGCCAGTTGAAACTGGAAGATAACCTGCCGGCTTTGCTAAAAGGAAAAAATATCATCATCGCGGGAGACGAGCATCAAATGCCGCCCTCCAATTATTTCAGTAAAGTTTTTGACGGTTCCGTAGATGATGAATATGAGTTGGAAGGTGAAAACGAAATTATCACCTACAAAAATGCCATGCTCAATATCGAATCTTTACTGGATTTCGCCATGGAAAATAACTTTGAGAAAAACCATCTGGATTTCCACTATCGATCCAGACATCCGTATCTCATTGACTTTTCAAACCACGCTTTTTATAATTCAAGACTAAAACCGCTACCAACCCAAACGCAAAATAAACCGATTGAATTCTTTCAGGTCGATGGTATTTTCGATGATCATATCAATACTGAAGAAGCGGATAAAGTGCTTGAAATTTTGGCAACGATCGAGCCTAATAAAGATGGAAAATATCCTTCCGTAGGAATCGCTACTTTTAATATTACGCAACGAAATTATATCAAACGAAAGATCCTTCATCAAATTAATCTGCCGGAAAACGAACTTTTCAAAGAGAAAATTCAAGGTTTGGAAGAAGCTGGAATGTTCATTAAAAACCTAGAGAACATTCAGGGAGACGAAAGAGACATCATCATTATTTCGACCACATACGGACGGAAACCGAGCGGGAAATTTGTGCAAAGCTTTGGTCCCGTAAATCATTCGAAAGGCTATAAATTATTGAATGTGATCATTACGAGAGCGAAGGAGAAAATTTACATCTGCAATTCTATTCCCGAAGAATTTTTCATGAATTATAAAGATGCGATCGAACAGGAAGGCGCCAATAATAGAAAAGCAGTTTTCTATGCGTATCTGGCGTATTGCAAAGCGGTGAGTGATCAAAATGAAACCCAAAGAAATGAAGTTTTAAATGTTCTGGATGTTTACGGACATAAAGCTTCCACGGAAAAAGATGCTGAAACAACTTCCTTCATCAACGAGATTGAAGAGCATTTAAAAGAAAAATTTCCGGAATTAAAAATTTCTAAAAACCATCATTTTGGCGGCTATGTTTTAGATCTGCTTATTGAAAAGCCTGACGACCGCTCCATTATTGTGGAATGCATGAGTAAGGAAAAGTATGATGGCGAACTGGGTTATCTGGAAGATCTTCACAAAGCAAAAATTCTGCAGAATTCGGGGTTTGAATATGTGCGCATCTGGAGTCAGAATTGCTGGCAAAATTTAGATTCGGAAATGCAGAAAATAGTAAAGAAATTAGGATGA